A window of Mytilus edulis chromosome 10, xbMytEdul2.2, whole genome shotgun sequence contains these coding sequences:
- the LOC139492949 gene encoding uncharacterized protein yields MRTTRNFKAKIFANKKGLHVKEGNSSNRVSSQVIVTAHSSFVNSDNGVHVNSVKEGNSLNRVSSQVIVTAHSSFVNSDNGVHVNSVKEGNSSNRVSSQVIVTAHSSFVNSDNGVHVNSVKEGNSLNRVSSQVIVTAHSSFVNSDNGVHVNSVKEGNSLNRVSSQVIVTAHSSFVNSDNGVHVNSVKEGNSSNRVSIKEGNSLNRVSSQVIVTAHSSFVNSDNGVHVNSVKEGNSLNRVSSQVIVTAHSSFVNSDNGENSIDASVQNTKSESVKSNSCDSVKVLALNVCDLKSKLKSPELEVLCNNNDILCFKRDIIKYTAETRCKVCLLGDFNAHTGTKTEFTEINDYVLNSVQLEDVINSVNLETLGIDVSRNSLDLSVNNYGNRLLQLCQNIELLIVNGRLGKDKCIGALTCKNTTIVDYCILSPELFPYISEFEVLPFDPMISDVHNALHVKILCKLIDIDKCMNSGEPSTIVKAVWDSKNLQSFNDCLKDENIVCLNDKLDAIDIASVSKDSINSLIEECNNIIIQAASECDDVDCIRNAVTNLNFELNSVITVDEVVKAIKSLKNNKSSGTDLILNEFLKNSCQKND; encoded by the exons ATGCGAACAACAAGAAACTTTAAAGCAAAGATATTTGCCAACAAGAAAGGGTTGCATG TCAAGGAGGGAAATTCGTCAAACCGTGTTTCTAGTCAGGTTATTGTTACAGCTCATTCTAGTTTTGTAAATAGTGATAATGGCGTACATGTTAATTCAGTCAAGGAGGGAAATTCTTTAAACCGTGTTTCTAGTCAGGTTATTGTTACAGCTCATTCTAGTTTTGTAAATAGTGATAATGGCGTACATGTTAATTCAGTCAAGGAGGGAAATTCGTCAAACCGTGTTTCTAGTCAGGTTATTGTTACAGCTCATTCTAGTTTTGTAAATAGTGATAATGGCGTACATGTTAATTCAGTCAAGGAGGGAAATTCATTAAACCGTGTTTCTAGTCAGGTTATTGTTACAGCTCATTCTAGTTTTGTAAATAGTGATAATGGCGTACATGTTAATTCAGTCAAGGAGGGAAATTCTTTAAACCGTGTTTCTAGTCAGGTTATTGTTACAGCTCATTCTAGCTTTGTAAATAGTGATAATGGCGTACATGTTAATTCAGTCAAGGAGGGAAATTCGTCAAACCGTGTTTCTA TCAAGGAGGGAAATTCTTTAAACCGTGTTTCTAGTCAGGTTATTGTTACAGCTCATTCTAGTTTTGTAAATAGTGATAATGGCGTACATGTTAATTCAGTCAAGGAGGGAAATTCATTAAACCGTGTTTCCAGTCAGGTTATTGTTACAGCTCATTCTAGTTTTGTAAATAGTGATAATGGAGAAAATTCTATTGATGCAAGTGTGCAGAATACAAAAAGTGAATCTGTGAAATCAAATAGCTGCGATTCTGTTAAAGTTCTAGCTTTAAATGTGTGTGATCTAAAAAGCAAATTAAAATCTCCTGAATTGGAGGTGTtgtgtaataataatgatatccTATGTTTCA AAAGAGACATAATTAAATACACAGCAGAGACGAGATGTAAAGTGTGCCTGCTTGGAGACTTTAATGCGCATACAGGAACTAAGACTGAATTTACTGAAATTAATGATTATGTTCTTAATTCTGTACAATTAGAAGATGTAATTAACTCTGTAAATTTAGAAACTTTAGGTATTGATGTATCACGTAACAGTTTAGATTTGTCAGTTAATAATTATGGAAACAGACTATTGCAATTGTGtcaaaatattgaattactgATTGTTAATGGTAGACTAGGTAAAGACAAATGTATAGGTgctttaacttgtaaaaacaCCACTATTGTTGATTACTGTATTTTATCACCTGAACTTTTTCCTTATATATCAGAATTTGAAGTATTACCATTTGACCCAATGATAAGTGATGTTCACAATGCCTTGCATgttaaaatattgtgtaaattGATTGATATTGATAAATGTATGAACTCTGGTGAGCCCAGTACTATTGTAAAAGCAGTCTGGGATAGCAAAAATCTTCAATCTTTTAATGATTGTTTGAAAGATGAAAATATTGTATGTTTGAATGACAAATTGGATGCCATTGATATTGCAAGTGTAAGTAAAGACTCAATTAACAGTTTAATTGAAGAatgtaataatattattatacaaGCTGCTTCTGAATGTG ATGATGTTGATTGTATACGTAATGCTGTAActaatttgaattttgaactgaATTCTGTCATTACTGTAGACGAGGTTGTCAAAGCAATTAAgtcattgaaaaataataaatcaagtgGTACAGATTTGatattaaatgaatttttgaaaaattcatgtcaaaaaaatgattga
- the LOC139491805 gene encoding zinc finger protein 436-like isoform X1, giving the protein MDNTCPSQDETKQQVRNIEQVSVTPLFGSKKENHQGQQLQVLTKGSTCTCSINVHELVVSFETEEDIWKAAGKMCERLQDLGRETVIMSVNKQREAIRCEASAVGQNFLDTNPKCLQKFKDFCMASDNEISPNQTDGQVMFISTTDCDGEDSYMSNGSSHRDNHSGSTTEIDEEHNVDFKSKKDLVDGVLINIVKTKLRKFNTNKQTNRKKFYACDICNKEFSKLSNVQRHKKVHERNMPYSCVTCKAGFTELDKLQKHAQEHKDDDSSEIGSPKNVAKESQLLKHKVIQQKSYSCSICRKSFKNSTSLRIHENRHKGIKPYKCGECDKSFSSSGNLSAHRKIHSSDKAYMCTVCGKQYNQHSEFLIHERNHRNERPFACKYCDKTFSRSGCLHNHERIHTGVKPYLCGTCGKAFSRSDRLHIHERCHSGEKPFMCNVCGKVYSDMSNLRSHKKTHDGQLHYCKICGKGFVYKTGLNRHEREKHDVKMDEQINGTEDFETEVNESIKEIYEKQNFEEMNTNTSANEKTDELISGENLTKVLPMKGNVKKDELSKKGFLEKVNTTIKTVEEIGQGKDYTQVPLIIHNEQINMINEKRNLEKLGMRTIKCNDKINEISKQSKLEKMNMMKKNKQIDKMADSANLEKNHTGKINKQINELNERAAFEKDNFMERNETMEAVNEVMNFENSDERRNFYHHLYGSLLAETNAMHYTCTMNR; this is encoded by the exons ATGGATAATACCTGTCCAAGTCAGG ATGAAACAAAACAACAGGTACGAAATATTGAACAAGTCAGTGTGACACCATTGTTTGGTTCAAAGAAAGAAAACCATCAAGGACAACAATTACAGGTGCTTACTAAaggaagtacatgtacatgtagtatcaatGTACATGAACTTGTGGTGTCTTTCGAGACTGAAGAGGACATATGGAAAGCTGCTGgtaaaatg TGTGAAAGATTACAGGACTTGGGGAGAGAAACAGTCATTATGTCAGTAAACAAACAAAGGGAGGCGATTAGATGTGAAGCATCAGCTGTTGGACAGAATTTCTTGGACACAAATCCTAAATGTTTACAAAAGTTCAAGGATTTCTGTA TGGCATCAGACAATGAAATATCACCTAACCAGACTGATGGACAAGTGATGTTTATCAGTACCACAGATTGTGATGGGGAGGATTCTTACATGTCTAATGGAAGTTCTCACAGAGACAATCATTCTGGTAGTACAACTGAAATAGACGAGGAACATAATGTAGACTTCAAAA GTAAAAAAGATCTTGTTGATGGGGTACTGATCAATATAGTGAAAACAAAACTACGGAAATTTAatacaaacaaacagacaaatagaaaaaaattttATGCTTGCgacatatgtaacaaagaatttAGTAAACTGAGTAATGTGCAGAGACACAAGAAAGTGCACGAGAGAAATATGCCTTACAGTTGTGTAACATGTAAGGCAGGCTTCACGGAACTTgacaaattacaaaaacatgCTCAAGAACATAAAGATGATGATTCATCGGAAATTGGTTCACCTAAAAATGTCGCGAAAGAAAGTCAGTTGCTGAAACATAAAGTGATACAGCAGAAATCTTATTCTTGTAGTATATGCCGAAAAAGTTTCAAGAATAGTACATCACTAAGAATCCATGAGAACCGACACAAAGGGATAAAACCTTATAAGTGTGGAGAATGTGATAAATCCTTTAGCTCGTCTGGTAATCTAAGTGCGCACAGAAAAATCCACTCCAGTGACAAAGCTTATATGTGTACCGTGTGTGGAAAACAGTACAACCAACACAGTGAATTTCTTATACATGAACGGAATCACCGAAACGAACGTCCTTTCGCTTGTAAGTATTGTGATAAAACGTTTAGCCGATCTGGATGTTTACATAATCACGAGAGAATACACACCGGTGTAAAGCCATATTTGTGTGGAACTTGTGGTAAAGCTTTCAGTCGAAGTGATCGTTTGCATATACACGAACGGTGTCATAGCGGGGAAAAACCATTCATGTGCAATGTATGTGGCAAAGTATACAGCGATATGAGTAATTTAAGGTCACATAAGAAAACGCATGATGGACAACTTCACTATTGCAAGATATGTGGAAAGGGTTTTGTATATAAAACTGGTTTGAATAGACATGAAAGAGAAAAACATGATGTGAAAATGGACGAACAGATCAATGGTACGGAAGATTTTGAAACAGAAGTGAATGAAAGTATAAAGGAAATATATGAGAAGCAAAATTTTGAAGAAATGAACACAAATACTAGTGCAAATGAAAAAACTGATGAATTGATTAGCGGGGAAAATCTTACTAAAGTGCTTCCAATGAAAGGAAATGTAAAAAAGGATGAATTATCGAAAAAAGGATTCTTGGAAAAAGTAAACACCACCATTAAAACAGTTGAGGAAATTGGTCAAGGAAAAGATTATACACAAGTGCCACTGATTATTCATAATGAacaaattaacatgattaatgaaaaaagaaatttagaaaaacTGGGCATGAGGACTATCAAATGCaatgacaaaataaatgaaatttcaaaGCAATCAAAGCTAGAAAAAATGAATATGatgaagaaaaataaacaaattgataaaatGGCAGATTCagcaaatttggaaaaaaatcatactgggaaaataaataaacagattaaCGAATTGAATGAAAGAGCAGCTTTTGAAAAAGATAATTTTATGGAAAGAAATGAGACCATGGAGGCTGTAAACGAAgtcatgaattttgaaaattctgaCGAAAGGAGAAACTTTTATCACCATCTTTATGGCAGTCTTTTAGCTGAGACAAATGCTATGCATTATACTTGCACAATGAATAGATAA
- the LOC139491805 gene encoding zinc finger protein 436-like isoform X2 — protein sequence MCERLQDLGRETVIMSVNKQREAIRCEASAVGQNFLDTNPKCLQKFKDFCMASDNEISPNQTDGQVMFISTTDCDGEDSYMSNGSSHRDNHSGSTTEIDEEHNVDFKSKKDLVDGVLINIVKTKLRKFNTNKQTNRKKFYACDICNKEFSKLSNVQRHKKVHERNMPYSCVTCKAGFTELDKLQKHAQEHKDDDSSEIGSPKNVAKESQLLKHKVIQQKSYSCSICRKSFKNSTSLRIHENRHKGIKPYKCGECDKSFSSSGNLSAHRKIHSSDKAYMCTVCGKQYNQHSEFLIHERNHRNERPFACKYCDKTFSRSGCLHNHERIHTGVKPYLCGTCGKAFSRSDRLHIHERCHSGEKPFMCNVCGKVYSDMSNLRSHKKTHDGQLHYCKICGKGFVYKTGLNRHEREKHDVKMDEQINGTEDFETEVNESIKEIYEKQNFEEMNTNTSANEKTDELISGENLTKVLPMKGNVKKDELSKKGFLEKVNTTIKTVEEIGQGKDYTQVPLIIHNEQINMINEKRNLEKLGMRTIKCNDKINEISKQSKLEKMNMMKKNKQIDKMADSANLEKNHTGKINKQINELNERAAFEKDNFMERNETMEAVNEVMNFENSDERRNFYHHLYGSLLAETNAMHYTCTMNR from the exons atg TGTGAAAGATTACAGGACTTGGGGAGAGAAACAGTCATTATGTCAGTAAACAAACAAAGGGAGGCGATTAGATGTGAAGCATCAGCTGTTGGACAGAATTTCTTGGACACAAATCCTAAATGTTTACAAAAGTTCAAGGATTTCTGTA TGGCATCAGACAATGAAATATCACCTAACCAGACTGATGGACAAGTGATGTTTATCAGTACCACAGATTGTGATGGGGAGGATTCTTACATGTCTAATGGAAGTTCTCACAGAGACAATCATTCTGGTAGTACAACTGAAATAGACGAGGAACATAATGTAGACTTCAAAA GTAAAAAAGATCTTGTTGATGGGGTACTGATCAATATAGTGAAAACAAAACTACGGAAATTTAatacaaacaaacagacaaatagaaaaaaattttATGCTTGCgacatatgtaacaaagaatttAGTAAACTGAGTAATGTGCAGAGACACAAGAAAGTGCACGAGAGAAATATGCCTTACAGTTGTGTAACATGTAAGGCAGGCTTCACGGAACTTgacaaattacaaaaacatgCTCAAGAACATAAAGATGATGATTCATCGGAAATTGGTTCACCTAAAAATGTCGCGAAAGAAAGTCAGTTGCTGAAACATAAAGTGATACAGCAGAAATCTTATTCTTGTAGTATATGCCGAAAAAGTTTCAAGAATAGTACATCACTAAGAATCCATGAGAACCGACACAAAGGGATAAAACCTTATAAGTGTGGAGAATGTGATAAATCCTTTAGCTCGTCTGGTAATCTAAGTGCGCACAGAAAAATCCACTCCAGTGACAAAGCTTATATGTGTACCGTGTGTGGAAAACAGTACAACCAACACAGTGAATTTCTTATACATGAACGGAATCACCGAAACGAACGTCCTTTCGCTTGTAAGTATTGTGATAAAACGTTTAGCCGATCTGGATGTTTACATAATCACGAGAGAATACACACCGGTGTAAAGCCATATTTGTGTGGAACTTGTGGTAAAGCTTTCAGTCGAAGTGATCGTTTGCATATACACGAACGGTGTCATAGCGGGGAAAAACCATTCATGTGCAATGTATGTGGCAAAGTATACAGCGATATGAGTAATTTAAGGTCACATAAGAAAACGCATGATGGACAACTTCACTATTGCAAGATATGTGGAAAGGGTTTTGTATATAAAACTGGTTTGAATAGACATGAAAGAGAAAAACATGATGTGAAAATGGACGAACAGATCAATGGTACGGAAGATTTTGAAACAGAAGTGAATGAAAGTATAAAGGAAATATATGAGAAGCAAAATTTTGAAGAAATGAACACAAATACTAGTGCAAATGAAAAAACTGATGAATTGATTAGCGGGGAAAATCTTACTAAAGTGCTTCCAATGAAAGGAAATGTAAAAAAGGATGAATTATCGAAAAAAGGATTCTTGGAAAAAGTAAACACCACCATTAAAACAGTTGAGGAAATTGGTCAAGGAAAAGATTATACACAAGTGCCACTGATTATTCATAATGAacaaattaacatgattaatgaaaaaagaaatttagaaaaacTGGGCATGAGGACTATCAAATGCaatgacaaaataaatgaaatttcaaaGCAATCAAAGCTAGAAAAAATGAATATGatgaagaaaaataaacaaattgataaaatGGCAGATTCagcaaatttggaaaaaaatcatactgggaaaataaataaacagattaaCGAATTGAATGAAAGAGCAGCTTTTGAAAAAGATAATTTTATGGAAAGAAATGAGACCATGGAGGCTGTAAACGAAgtcatgaattttgaaaattctgaCGAAAGGAGAAACTTTTATCACCATCTTTATGGCAGTCTTTTAGCTGAGACAAATGCTATGCATTATACTTGCACAATGAATAGATAA